Proteins encoded by one window of Bacteroidota bacterium:
- a CDS encoding endonuclease encodes MKKQFLFFILLVLILKVNAQLLPANLNCTDSKIWLKTNYYNGIHQTLGYSLARKKMYAYIDNHNDSVECVYSGFKVYNAYGNEITFPAPVNTEHSVPQSFFSSMDPMLSDIHHLFPSYDLWNTDRGSNPFMDIPDNNTVKWVINNYSQSNIPSNNIDGYSEYRPTDYEPRESHKGDLARALAYFYTMYPSVGPLTDVISLNTMLQWNTQDPPNQDEIDRNNAIAFYQGNRNPYIDYPSWMIQAFVCNISIADVDLASNWSVYPNPAKDILFVKNELAFTQGIISVYSMSGTLVYSQKTDDTTTQLDISKLNGGVYILQYNAGTFMFQRKIVVIR; translated from the coding sequence ATGAAAAAACAATTTTTATTTTTTATACTGTTAGTACTTATCCTAAAGGTAAATGCGCAACTATTACCTGCAAACCTCAATTGCACTGATTCGAAAATATGGTTAAAGACCAATTATTACAATGGCATACATCAAACACTGGGCTATTCGCTTGCCCGAAAAAAAATGTATGCTTATATCGATAATCATAATGACTCGGTAGAGTGCGTGTATTCTGGCTTTAAGGTTTATAATGCGTATGGCAACGAAATTACTTTTCCGGCTCCGGTAAATACTGAGCACTCGGTGCCACAAAGTTTTTTTAGTAGTATGGATCCTATGCTTAGCGACATTCATCATTTGTTTCCATCATACGATTTATGGAACACCGACCGCGGCAGCAATCCTTTTATGGATATACCTGACAACAATACTGTTAAATGGGTAATCAACAATTACTCGCAAAGCAATATACCAAGTAATAATATTGATGGCTACAGCGAATACCGACCAACAGATTACGAACCTCGCGAATCACACAAAGGCGATTTAGCGCGAGCACTAGCATATTTTTATACCATGTATCCATCGGTTGGGCCTTTAACTGATGTAATTAGCCTCAATACAATGTTGCAATGGAATACGCAGGACCCTCCCAATCAAGACGAAATTGACCGCAACAATGCCATTGCATTTTATCAGGGAAATCGAAATCCATATATTGATTATCCATCGTGGATGATTCAGGCATTTGTTTGTAATATTTCGATAGCCGATGTTGATTTAGCAAGTAATTGGTCTGTTTATCCCAACCCTGCAAAAGATATACTCTTTGTAAAAAATGAATTGGCTTTTACACAAGGAATTATTTCGGTTTATAGCATGTCGGGCACACTGGTTTATTCGCAAAAAACAGATGATACAACCACTCAACTAGATATTAGCAAATTGAATGGTGGAGTGTACATCCTGCAGTACAATGCAGGCACCTTTATGTTTCAGCGAAAAATTGTTGTTATCAGATAA
- a CDS encoding 6-carboxytetrahydropterin synthase, which produces MKQLVRVSKVFLMDVAHALYGYDGPCKNIHGHTYRLTVTVKGYPLDEAYHPKLGMVVDFSQIKKIVFENILAHFDHALVLNKNSPHSTMDELLKSEFEKIIFLEKQPTCENLLLHFNNVLTPLIPDNLQLIYMKLEETPTSYSEWFAEDNG; this is translated from the coding sequence ATGAAGCAATTAGTGCGGGTAAGCAAAGTTTTTTTAATGGATGTAGCCCACGCATTGTATGGCTATGATGGGCCATGCAAAAACATCCATGGGCATACCTACCGATTAACGGTTACGGTTAAGGGTTATCCATTAGATGAGGCTTATCATCCCAAATTAGGAATGGTAGTTGACTTTAGTCAAATAAAGAAAATCGTTTTTGAAAATATTCTGGCACACTTTGATCATGCATTGGTGCTAAACAAAAATTCGCCTCATAGCACGATGGACGAACTTCTGAAAAGTGAATTTGAAAAAATAATCTTCCTCGAAAAACAACCTACTTGCGAAAATCTTCTTTTGCATTTTAATAACGTGTTGACACCTTTAATTCCCGACAACCTGCAACTTATTTACATGAAACTTGAAGAAACCCCAACTTCATATTCCGAGTGGTTTGCAGAAGATAATGGATAA
- the paaC gene encoding phenylacetate-CoA oxygenase subunit PaaC, which produces MNVNHALYNYSLRLADNNMILSQRLAAWCSRGPFLEEDLALTNISLDLLGQAEMLYEYAVTLSAKETSADELAFLRSERMYYNCLMVEQPNGDFAFTMVRQFLFSVFARHLYHHLCNSNNLMLQGFAAKAVKETNYHIRHSRDWIMRLGMGTEESNTRTQFALNQLWRYKDDMFAMNETDMQLVDLGLGISHEQLYPHWESDVNALIAEADLKIPDVINKIGGGYNGVHTEHLGHLLCEMQYLQRAYPGAQW; this is translated from the coding sequence ATGAATGTTAACCATGCTTTATATAATTATTCGCTCAGGCTTGCCGACAACAACATGATCTTATCGCAGCGCCTGGCAGCTTGGTGCAGTCGCGGCCCTTTTTTGGAAGAAGATCTGGCATTAACAAATATTTCGTTGGATTTACTTGGTCAGGCAGAGATGCTTTATGAATATGCTGTAACATTAAGCGCAAAAGAAACCTCTGCCGATGAACTTGCCTTTTTAAGAAGCGAACGCATGTATTACAATTGCCTCATGGTGGAGCAACCTAATGGCGACTTTGCTTTTACTATGGTAAGGCAATTTTTGTTTTCGGTTTTTGCCAGGCATTTGTATCATCACTTGTGCAACAGTAACAATCTTATGCTACAGGGATTTGCAGCCAAAGCCGTGAAAGAAACAAACTATCACATTCGTCATAGCCGCGATTGGATAATGAGACTTGGCATGGGTACCGAAGAAAGCAACACACGCACACAATTTGCACTGAATCAATTGTGGCGATACAAAGACGATATGTTTGCCATGAATGAAACCGATATGCAATTGGTCGATTTGGGCTTAGGTATTAGTCACGAGCAATTATATCCGCATTGGGAAAGCGATGTTAACGCATTGATTGCAGAAGCTGATTTAAAAATTCCTGATGTGATTAATAAGATTGGAGGAGGCTACAATGGTGTACATACCGAGCATCTTGGCCATTTGCTGTGCGAAATGCAATACCTCCAACGCGCTTATCCCGGAGCGCAATGGTAA
- the paaB gene encoding 1,2-phenylacetyl-CoA epoxidase subunit B, with translation MEHKVDQLPQWEVFLQVKSGSPFEHQGSVHASDKNMALQNARDIYTRRSEGRSLWVVPTDCIAATTPDMEQEFFDPAADKIYRTPNFYKMPQGTKNL, from the coding sequence ATGGAACACAAAGTTGATCAACTGCCACAATGGGAAGTTTTTTTACAAGTAAAAAGCGGAAGCCCATTTGAGCATCAAGGCAGTGTACATGCATCGGATAAAAACATGGCATTGCAAAATGCTCGCGATATTTATACACGCAGAAGCGAAGGCCGCAGTTTGTGGGTAGTACCTACCGACTGTATTGCAGCTACAACTCCGGATATGGAGCAGGAATTTTTTGATCCTGCAGCCGATAAGATTTATCGAACACCAAATTTTTATAAAATGCCACAAGGCACCAAAAACCTTTAA
- the paaA gene encoding 1,2-phenylacetyl-CoA epoxidase subunit A, with the protein MNESELEKKFQERIDAGEKIEPRDWMPEGYRKTLLRQMSQHAHSEVIGMQPEGNWVLRAPTLRAKKILLAKIQDEAGHGLYLYSAAETFGIDRSSLIQMLHEGKAKYSSIFNYPTLTWADIGAIGWLVDGAAIVNQTMLAKSSYGPYARAMVRICKEEGFHQRQGYEIMARMMNGTSDQKEMAQDAMNRWWAPSLMMFGPHDSDSPHTQESMRWKVKVESNDKLRQRFIDRTVEQAHHIGLSIPDKMLTYNKETMHWQTSELNWDEFNSVIKGNGPCNEQRIAHHIKYHNEAAWVREAAMKYEQKKSTKINIS; encoded by the coding sequence ATGAACGAAAGTGAATTGGAAAAAAAATTCCAGGAGCGCATAGATGCTGGAGAAAAAATTGAACCTCGCGACTGGATGCCAGAAGGATACCGTAAAACTTTGTTGAGACAAATGTCGCAACATGCACACTCCGAAGTGATAGGCATGCAGCCCGAAGGTAATTGGGTGTTGCGTGCCCCTACCTTGCGCGCAAAAAAAATACTGCTTGCAAAAATTCAGGACGAGGCAGGACATGGATTGTATCTGTATTCGGCTGCCGAAACATTTGGCATTGACCGCTCAAGCTTGATACAGATGTTGCATGAAGGCAAAGCAAAATATTCAAGCATATTCAACTACCCAACACTCACTTGGGCCGACATAGGCGCTATTGGCTGGCTGGTTGACGGTGCTGCTATAGTGAATCAAACCATGCTTGCTAAAAGTTCGTATGGGCCTTACGCACGCGCTATGGTACGTATTTGCAAAGAAGAGGGGTTTCATCAGCGGCAAGGGTATGAGATCATGGCACGGATGATGAATGGCACCTCAGACCAAAAGGAAATGGCACAGGATGCCATGAATCGTTGGTGGGCGCCTTCGCTCATGATGTTTGGCCCCCACGATAGCGATTCGCCACATACGCAGGAGTCGATGCGTTGGAAAGTAAAAGTTGAAAGTAACGATAAGTTGAGGCAACGTTTTATTGATCGCACGGTGGAGCAGGCACATCATATTGGACTTTCCATTCCTGATAAAATGCTTACTTATAATAAGGAGACCATGCATTGGCAAACTAGCGAACTTAACTGGGACGAATTTAACAGTGTGATAAAGGGGAATGGTCCATGCAATGAACAACGCATAGCACATCATATAAAATATCACAACGAAGCCGCGTGGGTACGAGAAGCAGCAATGAAATACGAACAAAAAAAATCAACAAAAATCAACATCAGTTAA
- the hppD gene encoding 4-hydroxyphenylpyruvate dioxygenase — translation MITEDLTAVKNFNYSETKKIFEGAQDFLPLLGTDYVEFYVGNAKQAAHFYKTAFGFQDLAYAGLETGVRDRTSYVLQQGKIRLVLTTPLVKDGDVAEHIQKHGDGVRVIALWVDDAYDAFEQTTKRGAKPYLNPETLTDKDGEIKRSGIHTYGDTVHLFIERKNYKGVFLPGFESWNSEYHPAPTGLKYIDHMVGNVELGGMNIWSKFYAEVMGFFNLVTFDDKDISTEYTALMSKVMTNGNGYIKFPINEPAHGKKKSQVEEYLDFYNGAGCQHIAVATDDIVFTISEIRKRGVEFLYVPGSYYDTVRDRVGIIEEDMEELKKWGIMVDRDEEGYLLQIFTKPVEDRPTLFFEIIQRKGAKSFGKGNFKALFESIEAEQARRGTL, via the coding sequence TCTTCCCTTATTAGGAACAGACTATGTGGAGTTCTATGTTGGCAATGCCAAGCAGGCAGCACACTTTTATAAGACAGCTTTCGGGTTTCAGGACCTTGCATACGCGGGCCTCGAAACAGGTGTTCGCGACCGCACCTCCTACGTGTTGCAACAAGGAAAAATAAGATTGGTACTTACTACTCCACTGGTAAAAGATGGCGATGTAGCCGAACATATACAGAAGCATGGCGATGGTGTAAGAGTAATTGCACTTTGGGTAGATGATGCCTACGATGCTTTTGAGCAAACTACAAAGCGTGGTGCCAAACCTTATTTAAATCCGGAAACCTTAACAGATAAAGATGGAGAAATAAAACGTTCGGGAATACATACGTATGGAGATACAGTTCATTTATTTATTGAACGAAAAAATTATAAAGGTGTTTTTCTTCCCGGTTTCGAAAGTTGGAATTCGGAGTACCATCCTGCACCAACAGGCTTAAAATATATAGATCACATGGTAGGCAATGTTGAGTTAGGAGGAATGAATATATGGAGTAAATTTTATGCTGAGGTGATGGGCTTTTTTAATCTGGTAACTTTTGATGATAAAGATATTTCGACCGAGTACACAGCATTAATGAGTAAGGTGATGACCAATGGCAATGGTTACATCAAATTCCCAATAAATGAGCCCGCTCATGGAAAGAAAAAATCGCAGGTAGAAGAGTATCTTGATTTTTACAATGGAGCAGGATGCCAGCATATTGCAGTTGCTACAGATGATATAGTGTTTACTATTTCGGAAATTCGTAAACGTGGTGTTGAGTTTTTGTACGTACCCGGTTCTTACTACGATACGGTGCGCGATCGTGTAGGAATAATAGAAGAAGATATGGAAGAGTTGAAGAAGTGGGGCATAATGGTTGATCGCGATGAAGAAGGATACCTGTTGCAAATATTTACCAAGCCGGTTGAAGACAGACCAACGCTGTTTTTCGAAATCATACAACGCAAAGGGGCCAAGAGTTTTGGCAAGGGCAACTTTAAAGCATTGTTTGAAAGTATTGAGGCAGAGCAGGCACGAAGGGGAACATTATAA